The Gammaproteobacteria bacterium DNA window AAACACGGCTATGGAGCCAATCTCAACCCCTGCCTGGACTGTAAAAGCTTTATGGTGCAAAAAGCTTATGAATGGATCCAGCAGCATCAATTCGATTTCATCATTACCGGAGAAGTGATGGGGCAACGGCCCATGTCCCAGCGGCGTGATACCATGCCGGTAATCCAAAAAGACTCGGGCGCCGGCGACCGCCTGTTACGCCCCTTGTGTGCCAAGAAACTACCCCCCACCCTGCCGGAACGTGAAGGTTGGGTAAACCGGGAACAACTGTTCGACTTTCATGGCCGCGGTCGTAAACCCCAAATGGCACTGGCCCGACAATATGGCATCACGGAGTATGCCCAGCCGGCCGGCGGTTGCTGTTTTCTGACCGATGAATCTTATTCCCACAAACTCGCCGATCTATGGAACTTCAGAGGGAACCGCGACTATGACTTGGACGACATTATGTTATTAAAAGTGGGAAGACACATTCGTCCCAGCGAGCGTTTCAAAATTATAATCAGTCGCGAAGAAGGAGAAACACGTTTTCTGGAAGGCTATCGCAAACAGTTCATCCATTTGCGTACCACCAGTCACGCCGGCCCTTTGGCATTGATGGATGGCATAATTCTAGATGAGGATATAGAGCTGGCAGCTCGCATCGTGGCCCGCTACAGCAAAGGACGGGACGAAACCCATGTCCAAGTGGAAGTAGTGAAAAATGCAGGAAGCAGCCAAACCCTCCATGTGGCCCCCTTATCACCGGAACAAATTCCCCTGGAGTGGTACATATGAGCACACATACGGTGGATGCCAGGCGTTTGTTGTGCCCCATGCCGGTGATACGCACTCAAGATGCGGTAAGTAAACTACAGGCCGGAGATAGAGTCGAAGTAAGCTGTACCGATCCGGGAGCCAAATTGGATATACCTGCGTGGTGCCGTATCAACGGCCACAAAATTATTGAAATCAGCGACGACAGGGACAACATCACCATTACTTTAGAGGTGGGCGGTCTTGGGACATAATCACAGCCACGGGCTGCCGCCTTTACCTCAAACCACAGAGGACCAGGAACGTTACAAGGTCATGCGTAACGTGACTATCGTGGGCGCTGCAGTTAATGTGCTGCTGGCCGTATTGAAAATCGTGTTTGGCATCATTGGCCAGTCCCAGTCTTTGGTTGCCGATGGTGTACATTCGGTTTCAGACTTGATCACCGATGTGATGGTCGTGATAGCCGCCAAGCATTCCAGTCGTGATGCCGACAGCTGCCACCCCTACGGTCATGGCCGCATTGAAACCGTGTTTACCGTCGCCTTAGGCGGATTTCTTCTGGTAGTCGCCGGAGGAATTGCCATTGACGCAGTCATGCGCATTGTGGAGCCGGAACAGTTGCTGCACCCAACCCCCATTACGCTGGTAGTTGCAGCATTTTCCATTTTGGCCAACGAAGGCCTATACCATTACACTGTGAGAATAGGCAATAAAATTCGATCGCCTATGCTGGTGGCCAATGCCTGGCACCACCGCACCGACGCCATCTCCTCCGTTATTGTATTGGTGGGCATTGGCGGCAGCCTCTACGGCATCGAATATCTGGATGCGCTGGCCGCAGCCGGCGTCGCTGTTTTGATTGCCAAAATCGCTTGGAGCCTAACCGCGCAGGGGCTGCGCGAACTGGTGGATACAGCGTTAGACCCGGAACAAGTTAAAGAGATTGAGCGAGTCATCCAAAAGGTTTACGGCGTAAAAGAAATGCATATGCTGCGTACACGCAAAATGGGCAGCGATGCACTGGTGGATGTACACATTCAGGTTGATCCCATGCTCAGTGTATCGGAAGGCCATTTCATCAGTGAGTCCGTTCGTGCCGCACTTATCAAG harbors:
- a CDS encoding tRNA (5-methylaminomethyl-2-thiouridylate)-methyltransferase — protein: MAQQFKAISLISGGLDSMLATRAIMEQGIHVEGINFFTGFCVEGHTHAIRKKDKQKPKRNNALWVAEQLGIKLHIIDVIEPYKQVLLNPKHGYGANLNPCLDCKSFMVQKAYEWIQQHQFDFIITGEVMGQRPMSQRRDTMPVIQKDSGAGDRLLRPLCAKKLPPTLPEREGWVNREQLFDFHGRGRKPQMALARQYGITEYAQPAGGCCFLTDESYSHKLADLWNFRGNRDYDLDDIMLLKVGRHIRPSERFKIIISREEGETRFLEGYRKQFIHLRTTSHAGPLALMDGIILDEDIELAARIVARYSKGRDETHVQVEVVKNAGSSQTLHVAPLSPEQIPLEWYI
- a CDS encoding sulfurtransferase TusA family protein, producing MSTHTVDARRLLCPMPVIRTQDAVSKLQAGDRVEVSCTDPGAKLDIPAWCRINGHKIIEISDDRDNITITLEVGGLGT
- a CDS encoding cation diffusion facilitator family transporter, translated to MGHNHSHGLPPLPQTTEDQERYKVMRNVTIVGAAVNVLLAVLKIVFGIIGQSQSLVADGVHSVSDLITDVMVVIAAKHSSRDADSCHPYGHGRIETVFTVALGGFLLVVAGGIAIDAVMRIVEPEQLLHPTPITLVVAAFSILANEGLYHYTVRIGNKIRSPMLVANAWHHRTDAISSVIVLVGIGGSLYGIEYLDALAAAGVAVLIAKIAWSLTAQGLRELVDTALDPEQVKEIERVIQKVYGVKEMHMLRTRKMGSDALVDVHIQVDPMLSVSEGHFISESVRAALIKHIEDVSDVTVHIDPENDETQQSCKHLPDRRTVIERLQQQWSHLEPAKSIQRITLHYLDGKIDVEVLLPLNNMSQNERESFAQSLRQIAHNSNDIANIRVIYL